The genomic segment ACCGTCGGCTGCTGAGGTCGACCAGCAGCAGAGCTGCTCCCTGGCGCCAGAAGACGTCCTGCGACTGCCGGTGCATCTTGGGGTGGATGCTGACCAGGGCCTGCCTGCCGTCTGGCGAGAGCCAGGCGTTGCCGACGGCGAAGTCGCCGGGGTCGGCGTCGAACTCCACCGTGCGGGCGGCGGCGGCCACCGCGTCGGCGCCGAGGACGTTCCGGTACCCGCCCGAGCGGTGCCAGAGCCGCAGCCCGCGGTCCGCGCCGCCGGCCTCTGGCACCAGTGCCGCCTGGCCGTCCCTGGCCAGGTCGAGGGCGCAGTCGGGCAGGCTGGCGAGCTGGCGCCCGCCCGGGTCGAGCAGGGTGGTCTCCCCGCCCCCGGTGGGGCCGGGCCCGGTCGAGCGTGCAGCCTCCCCGGTTGCACGCTCGACCCGGCCCGGCCCGCTGCCTGGCTCGCCGGCGCAGACCGCGACCATGGCGCCATCGGCCGACTGGCGGGTCGGCGCGGCGGCGACCGTGCCGGGTGGGGACAGCCGGCGCACCTGGCCCTCGACCAGGCGCACGGCCACGGGGCTCCCGTCGGCGAGGTAGCCGTAGACGATGGCGCCGTCCGGGCTCATCATGGCCCGGCCCTGGCCGCTGGCGGAGCTCGGGTTGGTCTCCGGGTCGGCGGTGAGCTGGTCGGCCCGCCCGAGGGTGCGCTGGGCCCGGCCGTCCGACGTGACCGCCCGCACCACGCCCCCGTCGTCCATCCAGGCTAGCTCGCCGAGTCCCCTGAGCTGCTCGATCGGTCCTTCGGCGCCGCTGACCGCGAGCGGCGGCGGCGCGGGCGGAGTGGGGGCTCGGACCGTCCGGCCGGTGACCGACCGCCACCCGGTGACGCCCCCGGCCGCGAGCCCCAGGAGCAGCAGGACGACCGGGACCACCACCGCGGCCCGGTGCCCGCCGGGCACGCCCGCGGGCGCTGCGCGCTCCCGCTGCCGGCCCGGGCGGAACCGCGTCCGGACGCTGGTCATGGGGCCGTCCCTGGCCAGGCGAGCAGCGTGCCGGTGACCGGCACGGTGCTTCGCTCCGACGGCTCCGCGGTCCGCAGCAGGGTCCAGCCGCCCGGTGACGAGACCGCGAGGAACTGCCCGTCGGGCGAGAACGCGAAGCCGTCGGCGCGTTCCATGGCCGGCCCGGCCAGGATCGTGGCGGCCACGCCGGTGCGCTCGTCCCAGCCGAGCACGTACCCGCCGCCCCTCCGCGAGGCCAGGCTCGCCTCGCCCAGACCGCCGCGGCGGTCCACGGCGACCATGGCGAGGCGGCGCTCCTGGGGGTCCTGGCCGATCCAGGAGAGCCAGACCGTCTCGTACCCGGGCACGAGCTCGACCCGCTTGACCGGGCCGGTGGCGACCGGCACGAGCAGCAGGGCCCAGCGCCCTCCAGGGGCGCCGGCGGCCACCGCGACCGTCTTGCCGTCGGGGCTCACGGCCACGGCCCCGACGGAGGCGCCCCGGCCGGTGGCCGACTCGAGCCGGCGGCGGTCCAGGAGGGTGCGGAGCGGTCCGCCCGCACGGCCGACCAGCACCGAGCTTCCCCGCGTGGTGCGCCGGTAGGGCACCTGCGGCCCGCCCGCCCCGGCTACCACGGGGGTGCCAGCCGCCCAGCTCACCGGACAGCCGAGGCCCACCTCGACGGCCTTGCCGCCCTTGACGGGCAGCAGCAGGGCAGGAGCGGCCGCGGTCTCGTCCCTGCCGGCCGCCCGTGCGGCCCGGCGCTCCTGGTCGGGCAGGGGGCGCCGGCCACAGGCGAGCACCCGGTCGCCCGGGCCGGCGATGCCGCCGGCCCGGAAGTCGACCTTGGTCAGCGCGGCGGCCGTGCCGTTCCGGTCGATGGTCAGCACCGCGTTGCCGCCGAGCGCGACCGCCGGCGTCCCGCCCCGGGCCGGAAGCACGGCCACCGGGGCGAACTCGGAGCTGAGCGCGCGGCGCCCGGTGCCGTCCAGCTTGACCTCGTCCACCCGGCCCAGCCCGGCCACCACCATCGGGCCGGCGAGCGCGGCCTGCTGCATCACCTCGCCACCGTGGGGCAGCACGGACCCTTCGGCGTCGGCGGCCGGGGTCGGCGGCAGCGACACGACCGGGGCCGGCGGGGCTGGGCGGGGCGCCACCGCCCAGCCGATCGCGAGACCGGCCAGCAGCCCGGCAACGGCCAGGACGAGCCCACGGCGCAGCGGCCGCGGCGGCGCCGGCGTGTCGTCCCAGACGTCGGCGTCGCCAAGCAGGTTCCCCACCCGATCACCTCGCTGGTGGTGACGTACTGAGCAATGTAGGCACGGTTGCTGAGAACTTGCTGAGCTGGGAGACCCGGCCGGCGGTGCCGCCCGACCCCACCGGCCGGCCGTCCCGACCCCACCGGCCGGCCGGACCGACCCGCCAGCCGGCCGGACCGACCCCGCCAGCCGGCCGGACCGACCCCGCCAGCCGGCCGGACCCCGCCGGCCGGTCAGCCCGACCGCCGCCACGCGGCGGTGCCGGCCGCGAGCAGGCCGGCGCCGGCGGCCAGACCGGCCAGGACCGCCGGGCGGCGGCGGTCGGCCAGGGCTTGCCGGGCGGCCAGGTCGCCAGCGGCGCCGTGCACCCCGCCCCCGGGCGGCACGCCGGCGCCGCCCAGGTAAAGCCCCTTGAGCGGGGTGCCCCAGCGCCACCAGGAGGGGCCGGGGCGGAAGACGAGCTGCTGGTCGATGGCGAACGACCCGGCGGTGATGTCGCCACCGACGAGCGCCGGGTCGGCCGCCTCGAGGTCGGCGGGCGTCCAGACCCGCCGGGCGGCTACCCGCTCGCTGAAGCCAGGCGCCTTGGCCTCGATCTCCGCCTCGATCCGGTCCAGGAACGGCCCGGCAGAGCGGGCCCAGCCGCCCTTGGCCCGCGGCCGCAGGGCGTCCCCGGCCGGCACCGCCGGCACGTGTGCGTACCCCCAGAGGGTGTGCCTGCCGGCCGGGGCCCGGCTCGGGTCGGCCAGGGACTGCTGGCCGAGGATGAGGGTGGGGCGGCCGGGCAGGAGCCCGTAGGACGCCTCCCAGGCGGCCCTGCTCATCGCCTGGACCGAGTCGCCGACGTGGACGACCGCGGCCCGCCGGCACTCCTCGGCCGCCCACGGCACAGGCCCGTCCAAGGCCCAGTCGACCTTGAACGTGCCCAGCCCAGGCCGGAACCGCCGCACCTCCTCCAGGGCGGCGGGCGGGAACGCGTCGGGGCCGGCCAGCCGGATCGCCGTGCCGGTGTCGATCGCGGCGATGACCGCGCGCCGGGCCGAGAGGCTCACGCCCCCGGCCTCCACACCAGCGGCCCGCCCTCGTTCCACTACGATGCGGTCGACCCGGGCCCCGGTCACGATCACGCCGCCAGCGGCGCGGAGCGCCGAGGCCAGCGCGGCGCTGATCGCCCCGCTGCCCCCTTCGGCCACCGGCATGCCGAAGCGCTCGCCGAGCAGGTGGAGCAGCAGCGCGTACACACCGGTCCCGGGCGCCTCGGGCTGCAGGTCGGCGTGCATGGCCGGGGCGACCAGGAAGGCGCGGGCCTCGGCCGACTCGAACCGCTCGGCGACCGCGCTGGCGCCCTGGACCACGATCCGGGCGAACTCGAGCGCGCTCGCGACCCCGCCGAGGCGCCGCGCGAGCTGGGCCCCGGCGGCGACGGGCCAGCGCACCATCTGGGCGCGCAGGAAGGGGACGAGGGCGTCCCCGAACGTGTCGTCCAGCGCCTTCCAGGCGGCGCCGTCGCCGAGATGGACCTTGTCGATCGAGGCGGCCGTCTCCTCCCCGGAGCGGCCCAGGGCGATGGCCCGGTTGCCGGGGAAAGGGTGGGCGGCGGGCAGCGGGGCGTGCAGGAACCGCAGCCCGTGGGCGCCGAGGTCGCGCTCGGCGATGGCCGGGGCGACCCCGACCAGCGGGAAGAAGGCGGCCCCGAAGTCGTGCCTGAAGCCGGGCAGGGTGCACTCGAGGGTGCGCGCCGCCCCGCCCACGTCGGCGTTCGCCTCGACCAGGCAGACCGACCACCCGGCCTCGGCCAGGCGCAGGGCAGCGGCCAGCCCGTTGGGCCCCCCGCCAGCGACGATCGCGTCATAGTCGGCCATCGGGCACCTTTCCGGGAACAGTCTTGGGCGGCGGGCGGCCGGGCGTCGCCCGTTTGCTACAGTGCGATGGTAGGGCGGTTTCCCCGCCAGCTCTTCCCGGCGCGCCGCGCCCACCGAGGTGAACGCTCCCATGGTCACGCAGGACGAGGTCCACGCCGCGCTCGGGCAGGTCATGGACCCCGAGATCCACAAGCCCATCACCGAGCTCGACATGGTCAAGAGCATCTCGATCGACGGGGCCGGCGTGGTCACCGTCGAGGTGCTGCTGACCATCCCAGGGTGCCCCCTGAAGGACCGCATCACCAAGGACGTGACCGCGGCCGTGTCGCCGCTGCCCGGCGTCCGGGGGGTGGTGGTCGAGCTCGGCACGATGACCGAGGAGCAGCGCCAGGCCATGGTGACCCGGCTGCGCGGCCCAGGCGCGGCCCAGGAGAAGAAGGTCTCGTTCTGGGGCGAGGAGTCCTCGACCCGGGTCCTCGCGGTCGCCTCGGGCAAGGGCGGCGTGGGCAAGTCGTCGGTGACCGTCAACCTGGCCGCCGCGCTCGCCGCCCAGGGCCGCCGGGTCGCGGTGGTGGACTGCGACATCTACGGCTTCTCGGTCCCCCGCATGCTGGGCGCGACCGGCCGCCCCGTCGGCTTCAACGGCATGATCATGCCGCTCGAGGCGCACGGGGTGAAGGTCATCTCGATCGGCTTCTTCATCGACGCGGACAAGCCGGTGATGTGGCGCGGGCCGATGCTGCACCGGGCCGTGCAGCAGTTCCTCACCGACGTGTACTGGGGCGACCTCGACTACGTGCTCGCCGACCTCCCGCCCGGCACCGGCGACGTGTCCATCTCGCTGGCGCAGATGCTCCCCGGGGCCGAGATGCTGCTGGTGACCACGCCCCAGGAGGCAGCCGAGCGGGTCGCGATCCTGGCCGGCAAGTTCGCCCTGGCCAACCAGATGCGGATCGCCGGCGTGATCGAGAACATGAGCTACTTCATCTGCCCGGGCTGCGACGAGCGCCACCAGATCTTCGGCCAGGGCGGCGGCGAGATACTCGCCCGCGACCTGGGCACGCGCGTCCTCGGCCGGATCCCGATCGACACCCGGCTGCGCGAGGGCGGCGACACCGGCAAGCCGCTGGTCGTCTCCGACCCGGACGCGCCGGCCAGCCAGGAGCTGCTCAAGGTGGCCGCGGCCCTCCCGCCGAACCCCCGCTCCCTGGTGGGCAAGCGCCTCACCCTGCTCACCTGACGGGCCGTGCGGCGCCGCAACGGCGCCGCGCCGCACGGCCCGGAGTCGCCTGCGGCGACGTCCATCAGATGCTGACCAAGTTCGACCCAAAAAGCGGGTCGAACTTGGTCACGTCGCCTCCAGGTCCACCGGGGGTGGGCCGGTCTCGGGGGGGTTGGCCGCGGTGGCTTCGGTGGGGCCGTCGCCGTTGGCGGCCCGCCGCAGCTCCTCCATCTGCCCTTCGATGTCCATCAGGTCGCGCACGTAGCCGCGCGCCTGTTCGCGCAGCGAGCCGACCCGCAGGTCGGGCAGGTTCAGGTCCGACAGCTCGGCCTCGTCCTTGAGCTGGTCGAGGGCGTTCTGGGTGGTGAGCCGGAGCTTGCCGAGGAAGCGGCCGGCCTGCCTGGCCATCTCGGGGAGCCGCTCGGGGCCGAACACGACGAGGCAGACGAGGACGATGACGAAGATCTCGCCCAGGCCGACGTTGAACACCGCGCGCTCCTACCTCGACGCCGACTGGTCGATGGGCGTGATGCTGAGGATGAACTCGTCGCCGCCCCGGACGACCACGATGGGGATGGTCTGGCCGACCTCGACCTTCCGGACGGCCACCTTCAGCTCGTCCCAGCCCCGCACGGGCCGGGCGTTGACCCGCACGACGAGGTCGCCCCCGCGCAGGCCGGCCCGGGCCGCCGGGCTGCCCGGGAGCACGCTCTGGACGAGCGCACCGGTCCGCCCCCGGAGCTGATACCGGTCGGCGACCTCGGGGCTCAGGTCAGCGACCGCCTGCACGCCGAGGAAGGGGACCCGGACCTTGCGGCCGGCGATGAGCTGCCTGGCCACGTCGAGGGCCTCGTCGATCGGGATCGCGAAGCCGACCCCCGCGTTGGCCTCGGTCTCGCCGTTGGTGGCGATGGCGGTGTTGATGCCCACGACCTGCCCCCTGGCGTTGGCGAGGGCCCCGCCCGAGTTCCCCGGGTTGATGGCCGCGTCGGTCTGGATGGCGTCGACCAGGTCCTCCTCGCGCGCGCTGTCCCCCGGGACCTGCACGACCCGGTGCAGGGCCGAGACGATGCCGGTGGTCACCGAGCCCTGCAGCCCGAACGGGCTGCCCACGGCGACGGCGAGCTCGCCCACCCGCAGGTCGGCCGAC from the Actinomycetes bacterium genome contains:
- a CDS encoding NAD(P)/FAD-dependent oxidoreductase; its protein translation is MADYDAIVAGGGPNGLAAALRLAEAGWSVCLVEANADVGGAARTLECTLPGFRHDFGAAFFPLVGVAPAIAERDLGAHGLRFLHAPLPAAHPFPGNRAIALGRSGEETAASIDKVHLGDGAAWKALDDTFGDALVPFLRAQMVRWPVAAGAQLARRLGGVASALEFARIVVQGASAVAERFESAEARAFLVAPAMHADLQPEAPGTGVYALLLHLLGERFGMPVAEGGSGAISAALASALRAAGGVIVTGARVDRIVVERGRAAGVEAGGVSLSARRAVIAAIDTGTAIRLAGPDAFPPAALEEVRRFRPGLGTFKVDWALDGPVPWAAEECRRAAVVHVGDSVQAMSRAAWEASYGLLPGRPTLILGQQSLADPSRAPAGRHTLWGYAHVPAVPAGDALRPRAKGGWARSAGPFLDRIEAEIEAKAPGFSERVAARRVWTPADLEAADPALVGGDITAGSFAIDQQLVFRPGPSWWRWGTPLKGLYLGGAGVPPGGGVHGAAGDLAARQALADRRRPAVLAGLAAGAGLLAAGTAAWRRSG
- a CDS encoding Mrp/NBP35 family ATP-binding protein, with the protein product MVTQDEVHAALGQVMDPEIHKPITELDMVKSISIDGAGVVTVEVLLTIPGCPLKDRITKDVTAAVSPLPGVRGVVVELGTMTEEQRQAMVTRLRGPGAAQEKKVSFWGEESSTRVLAVASGKGGVGKSSVTVNLAAALAAQGRRVAVVDCDIYGFSVPRMLGATGRPVGFNGMIMPLEAHGVKVISIGFFIDADKPVMWRGPMLHRAVQQFLTDVYWGDLDYVLADLPPGTGDVSISLAQMLPGAEMLLVTTPQEAAERVAILAGKFALANQMRIAGVIENMSYFICPGCDERHQIFGQGGGEILARDLGTRVLGRIPIDTRLREGGDTGKPLVVSDPDAPASQELLKVAAALPPNPRSLVGKRLTLLT
- the tatB gene encoding Sec-independent protein translocase protein TatB, producing MFNVGLGEIFVIVLVCLVVFGPERLPEMARQAGRFLGKLRLTTQNALDQLKDEAELSDLNLPDLRVGSLREQARGYVRDLMDIEGQMEELRRAANGDGPTEATAANPPETGPPPVDLEAT
- a CDS encoding trypsin-like peptidase domain-containing protein, whose amino-acid sequence is MPALLWVVAVALLSGLIGGGVGAALTGGHSQPRVAEPSPAVTQVFTPSRASGGQVQAVAGALLPVVVQIETKSGTNRATGSAVIMRQDGYMLTNSHVVAGADRIQVTLPTAETLKARLVGRDPANDLAVIKVNRSGLPVATFGRSADLRVGELAVAVGSPFGLQGSVTTGIVSALHRVVQVPGDSAREEDLVDAIQTDAAINPGNSGGALANARGQVVGINTAIATNGETEANAGVGFAIPIDEALDVARQLIAGRKVRVPFLGVQAVADLSPEVADRYQLRGRTGALVQSVLPGSPAARAGLRGGDLVVRVNARPVRGWDELKVAVRKVEVGQTIPIVVVRGGDEFILSITPIDQSASR